In one window of Pseudorasbora parva isolate DD20220531a chromosome 7, ASM2467924v1, whole genome shotgun sequence DNA:
- the LOC137082888 gene encoding mannan-binding lectin serine protease 2-like gives MIVFRVIFLLLSLCGSVLLAGWVQSPGYPRGYDPDSSLTWKECAPTGHKITLTLIHLDLEESIECDDDSLKVFADDELLFNLCGRKSMKELQASINPFLHSSSGGCLSFSFVADYSNPERYTGFRGFYAIQDVDECKDPDNDCTQLCNNYIGGYRCFCRPGYILDPDKHTCKVSCNEDHTGSQEGVLKSPDWPEPYPENSVCSYTLAVEEGLQFELTFTGVFDVEMKENGQCIDSLTIKPLSGDVKSKMFCGRDLPPFLLTRSHHVQITFRTDHQGGSNRGFSLSYRVREMDCAGPVTPKSSLISQHSDSKYPTGHKVKVKCDKGYVLKLDESAEVEYESTCQKNGKWSPVIPCEPVDCGSPDLPELVELSEKDPPTTYLKQISFKCKSQYYQLDKTGNFTCNAEGNWVSESGQKLTEDLPKCEPVCGINSDVAFGGRVFGGKQALLGQIPWQLFHKSSPRGGASLISDYWALTAAHVVDGYEETTMNWLGGITDGQDKNPVNMETEKIIIHPNYKRVGKRVGTEKPKNPENFDNDIALIKMSARVTLGPNIRPLCLPNKTDEPVAEGTISGFGRYGKQMSRYLLYGLVQIYQLEMCSSRGLPVSSNMFCAGGTSVDSCKGDSGGPLFSPSLGYGSLDKPYRLAGIVSWGPLECGNESFKGYYTKVQNYLDWIKETIENN, from the exons ATGATTGTTTTCCG TGTTATTTTCCTTCTCCTTTCCTTGTGTGGGTCAGTGCTGTTGGCTGGATGGGTGCAGTCTCCTGGATACCCACGAGGTTATGACCCTGATTCCAGTCTGACTTGGAAAGAATGTGCTCCCACCGGACACAAAATCACACTCACTCTTATACATTTGGACCTGGAAGAAAGCATTGAGTGTGATGACGATTCCTTGAAG GTATTTGCAGATGACGAGCTGCTTTTCAATCTGTGTGGACGAAAGTCTATGAAGGAGCTGCAGGCATCTATCAACCCTTTCCTCCACTCCTCCTCTGGTGGTTGTCTTTCTTTTTCATTTGTCGCAGACTACTCGAATCCTGAGAGATACACTGGATTTCGAGGCTTTTATGCCATTCAAG ATGTTGATGAGTGTAAGGACCCTGATAATGATTGCACCCAACTGTGCAATAACTACATTGGAGGTTATCGCTGTTTCTGCAGACCAGGTTACATCCTTGACCCCGATAAGCACACCTGCAAAG tTAGCTGTAATGAAGATCACACTGGCTCTCAAGAAGGTGTGCTAAAATCACCAGACTGGCCTGAGCCGTACCCTGAAAACTCTGTGTGTTCTTACACTCTGGCTGTAGAAGAAGGTCTGCAGTTTGAGCTGACGTTCACAGGCGTGTTTGATGTGGAAATGAAAGAGAATGGACAGTGTATCGACTCATTAACT ATAAAACCTCTCTCTGGTGATGTTAAGAGTAAGATGTTTTGTGGAAGGGATCTTCCTCCGTTCCTCCTCACAAGGTCTCATCATGTTCAGATTACATTCAGGACCGACCATCAAGGAGGATCAAACCGAGGATTTAGCCTCAGCTACAGAGTGAGAG AAATGGATTGTGCTGGACCTGTGACGCCAAAATCTAGTCTGATTTCACAGCATTCTGATTCCAAATATCCCACGGGCCACAAGGTTAAAGTGAAGTGTGACAAGGGATATGTATTAAAATTG gaTGAATCAGCTGAGGTTGAGTATGAATCTACATGCCAGAAGAATGGAAAGTGGAGTCCTGTTATCCCATGTGAAC CTGTGGATTGTGGCAGTCCAGATCTTCCTGAATTAGTGGAGCTATCAGAAAAAGATCCTCCAACAACGTATCTGAAACAAATCAGTTTCAAATGTAAATCTCAATATTATCAACTGGACAAAACTG GTAATTTTACCTGTAATGCTGAGGGTAATTGGGTCTCTGAGAGTGGTCAAAAATTAACAGAAGATTTGCCTAAATGTGAACCAG TGTGTGGAATTAATTCAGATGTGGCTTTTGGAGGCAGAGTCTTTGGTGGGAAGCAAGCACTTCTGGGGCAGATTCCCTGGCAGCTCTTCCATAAGTCATCTCCCAGAGGTggtgcatctctgatcagtgaTTACTGGGCTCTAACAGCTGCTCATGTAGTGGATGGATATGAAGAAACAACAATGAATTGGTTAGGGGGAATAACTGATGGTCAAGACAAAAACCCAGTCAATATGGAGACAGAGAAGATAATAATTCACCCAAATTATAAAAGAGTTGGTAAAAGAGTTGGTACAGAAAAAccaaaaaatccagaaaactTTGATAATGACATTGCTCTAATCAAAATGTCTGCCAGGGTGACACTAGGTCCAAACATCAGGCCATTGTGTCTGCCAAACAAAACAGATGAACCTGTGGCAGAGGGCACAATCTCAGGTTTTGGAAGATATGGAAAACAAATGAGTAGATATCTGCTTTATGGACTTGTCCAGATATATCAACTTGAAATGTGTTCTTCTAGAGGTCTTCCTGTCAGCTCTAACATGTTCTGTGCTGGAGGAACCAGTGTAGACAGTTGTAAAGGTGACAGTGGGGGTCCTTTGTTTTCCCCCAGTTTGGGCTATGGGTCTCTAGACAAGCCTTATCGTCTTGCAGGCATTGTATCATGGGGTCCTCTTGAATGTGGAAATGAAAGCTTTAAGGGCTACTATACTAAAGTCCAAAACTACCTGGATTGGATCAAAGAAACCATTGAAAACAACTAA